In Pieris napi chromosome 8, ilPieNapi1.2, whole genome shotgun sequence, the genomic stretch tgacatgtcgagAGTAGAGCACTGCGAGGAGTGCAATTGTAGGGTtgttaaaactaaactatatattaaaacttacGACAGATACGTCCAAAGTATGTGAGACCTTCTTGTATGATTTTGGTGGATTAAGGATTAAGCTCACTGGGCTCTATATATTAGAGCAGAGTAAACTCAAACATATGCGGTGAATGGGCAATCGACTTTCTACCTTGGCCACCAAGAAACCGGGTAAAATTAGttccaataatatatttattgttggtGATCGTCCGTGCCTACAAACCATAAAGCATGTAGGCCTAGAAGGGCGTAGAGACAAACTTGACTCTTGTTGGGGTATTCAAACATTACAATAAtgcagtaaaaataataataagcctttatttattcactaaccaaatacatatatgtatttccaTAATTTTAACCAAGCGGTAACATACATTAACTATATTCTTTTTACTACTACTAATACAGTAATTAATACCAAAAGGGCactcaataattattatcttttacATTTGAGTGTTTACTTTTTGTATGGATCAAAAATTACGgcctttaatataaatgtaatcagCGTCAATAGTCAGGCATAGAGCTTACCCCATGATTATTGCACAAGTGTCTTATTACttcgaaatatttgtattaattaattaatttaaatatactggTAGTACTTTGACCATATAAGCAAAgtaatgtataaacaaaaatatttcaacagTTCCGTAAAATCACTCAACCACAAAAAAACGCGTTTGCACAATTACAAAAGCGTTTAATTTCAGCAAGCTAAAAGCTATTCGCTGCAGCTTTCTAAAACAAAGATTAATTATTACCGCTTCGTATGTTTCCTTATTACTACGGGTAAAATCCCTTACgtgaaataataaactttatgaGCCAGTTTTATCAACCTTCTTTATTGTGGTTTATATATGATACGTTTATTTATGAATGTACTTTCAGCAGATTGCATGAAATTTTGATACCTTAAATACTCAGACCCTCTTAAATGGAATGGAGGAGTGCGGCCTGGGGCAGCCGTTGAACCCTTGGTTCAGCGACTGTCTCACGGCGCGCTCTTACCGTGTGAAAGTCGGCGACGCATTTAGTGAGGAGAAACAAGTAAACTGCGGCGTCCCCCAGGGTTCTGGGTGTGGGCCAGTGTGCTACCTGATGTATGTAAATAGCCTCTGTGAAGTATTACGTCACTGCTCGGCCCACATGTTTGCTGATGACCTTTGTACTCTCAGCGCTAGTACCGACCTCTCGGAGATGTGTCGCCGGGTTCAAGAGGATGTGGATGCGGTAGTTAAATGGTCACATGATAACGGCATCATATTAAACGCTGACAAAACAAAGATGATAATTATTCACTCCCCGTATTTAAGTTCTATTGATAATCCACCTCCTCTTTTTGCGCACGGCTTTGATTGCTTTCATAACAACAAAATTAACTGTACGTGTAAACCTATCGAAAAAGTTAATTGTGTAAATTATCTAGGAGTAAAAATAGATACGTCTTTTTCTTGGGATTCCCATATAGAATTTTTGTGTAGAAAACtaagaattttattagaaaagttTTACCATTTACGTACTAAAGTCTCATTGCCCAtactaaaatgtttatattttgcaCTTGTGGATTCCATAATAGGTTACGCTCTTGACTGCTATGggttaacatttaaaacatacattgATAAAGTAGAATCATtacaaataagatttttaaaattactagtaaataaaaagacaaGGAATCAATGTAAAGgagattattataaactattcaaaatatgtaaaattttaccgGCTAGCCTGAAACATAGATTCCTTGTACTTGTAAATAACCATGGTAAGCAGGATCGTTTTACTAGTTTGGTGCATCATATAACTGACACAAGGTCAATGTCCAAAGGTAAATTTGAAATACCCATGGTGCAAAATTATTATGGAGATAGAACGTTGAAGAAGCGGATTCCATACTTGCTCAATAGTTTACCCGAGGACATAAGACGTGAGACTTCATTGGATAAATTTagaggtttattaaaaaaccatttgttaaatatgctGTAACctataagtaaattaagtgtattagtattagttgtAGTAGCAGTGTTAGTAATTTAGTGATTTAgaagttatgtttatttaaggcGAGTCACCTGCAGTCAAACTGCGTAAGCAGTTTTGTGGGGCATGGTTTGATTTAAGGTGTaacttttttgtgaataaatatatttaaaataaaaataataataaataaaatgaagtcgcttattatattattagtattattagtaATTGTATCATTTGGCAGCATTCCCTTTTTTAACCCTCAAGAAAACATTTTCTGTAATGATAATAATGTTCCATGCCTGGAAagaagtaattattttaaacgattataatatataaaaggaTAACCGGACGGATATAAAAGTAAGTAAAGTCAAAGAAGACTAAGTTGAAATTTGTTTAGGAGATCCCGCTGGGGAATTTAATTGCCTTAATAAAAAGTACCTACATAATGAAGAAAATAATTCTTTTGcgtcaa encodes the following:
- the LOC125052038 gene encoding uncharacterized protein LOC125052038 encodes the protein MEECGLGQPLNPWFSDCLTARSYRVKVGDAFSEEKQVNCGVPQGSGCGPVCYLMYVNSLCEVLRHCSAHMFADDLCTLSASTDLSEMCRRVQEDVDAVVKWSHDNGIILNADKTKMIIIHSPYLSSIDNPPPLFAHGFDCFHNNKINCTCKPIEKVNCVNYLGVKIDTSFSWDSHIEFLCRKLRILLEKFYHLRTKVSLPILKCLYFALVDSIIGYALDCYGLTFKTYIDKVESLQIRFLKLLVNKKTRNQCKGDYYKLFKICKILPASLKHRFLVLVNNHGKQDRFTSLVHHITDTRSMSKGKFEIPMVQNYYGDRTLKKRIPYLLNSLPEDIRRETSLDKFRGLLKNHLLNML